Proteins encoded by one window of Sphingomonas ginkgonis:
- a CDS encoding fumarylacetoacetate hydrolase family protein — protein sequence MRLATLRDGSPDGALVVVSGDGERMLPAGSNLLGAIEWWDEWAPRLAELAAEVERSGEPLDQTRLAAPLPRSWQWLDGSAFETHGRLMQVAFGLDPVPTDRPLMYQGVSDRFYGPFDDIPFPDSSLGIDFEGEYGVIVDRVPMGVSPDEAARHIRLLVQINDWSLRTLAPIEMRTGFGWIQAKPPCSVAPFAVTPDELGEGWADGRVALPLEIEWNGCRFGAANGAEMLFSFPQLVAHAARTRELVAGTIIGSGTVSNAAYAEVGSSCISEVRAAEIIAAGAPQTPFMAHGDRVRMEARASDGRSPFGVIQQRVVVTAAS from the coding sequence GTGCGGCTCGCCACCCTGCGTGACGGATCGCCCGACGGCGCGCTGGTCGTCGTCTCCGGGGACGGGGAGCGCATGCTCCCGGCCGGGAGCAACCTGCTCGGCGCGATCGAATGGTGGGACGAATGGGCGCCGCGCCTCGCCGAGCTGGCGGCCGAGGTCGAGCGCTCGGGCGAGCCACTCGACCAGACCCGGCTCGCCGCGCCGCTGCCCCGCAGCTGGCAATGGCTCGACGGCTCGGCGTTCGAGACCCACGGGCGCTTGATGCAGGTGGCATTCGGGCTCGATCCGGTGCCGACCGACCGGCCGCTCATGTACCAGGGCGTGTCCGACCGTTTCTACGGGCCGTTCGACGACATCCCCTTCCCCGATTCCAGCCTCGGCATCGACTTCGAGGGCGAATATGGGGTGATCGTCGACCGCGTGCCGATGGGCGTCTCGCCGGACGAGGCGGCGCGCCACATCCGCCTGCTCGTGCAGATCAACGACTGGTCGCTGCGTACCCTCGCCCCGATCGAGATGCGAACCGGCTTTGGCTGGATCCAGGCCAAGCCGCCGTGCAGCGTCGCGCCCTTCGCGGTCACTCCCGACGAGCTCGGCGAGGGCTGGGCCGATGGGCGGGTCGCGCTACCGCTCGAGATCGAGTGGAACGGCTGCCGCTTCGGCGCCGCCAACGGGGCGGAGATGCTCTTCTCCTTCCCCCAGCTCGTCGCCCATGCCGCGCGGACCCGCGAGCTGGTCGCGGGCACGATCATCGGCTCCGGCACAGTCAGCAACGCGGCCTACGCGGAGGTCGGCTCCTCCTGCATCTCGGAGGTCCGCGCGGCGGAGATCATCGCGGCGGGCGCGCCGCAAACCCCGTTCATGGCGCACGGCGACCGGGTGCGGATGGAGGCCCGCGCGAGCGACGGCCGCTCGCCCTTCGGGGTCATCCAGCAACGCGTGGTGGTGACCGCCGCGTCCTAG
- a CDS encoding VOC family protein yields MTVRLRSIELIVEDSAAAADFLTGTWGMAEAEVRGGTHYLRGSGRHPYLVALEQGDAPAVRSVTFTCSAEELDGIRARAGSAAIPVRADDPGGGEGVLVAMPEGECFRFLANCEEAAPLEGRDLPVQLTHVVVNSCDAEATADAAERLLGFRVSDRTKGMVFVRCNDSHHSTAFARAGFTSLNHIAFEMQDIDAVMRGIGRLRDQGMAPAWGPGRHGPGANVFAYFVAPFGPVVEFSTAVEKVADDYKVGAPEDWTWPENRIDQWGLSNKDNEALRAAEERFRFAAPAQQPA; encoded by the coding sequence ATGACCGTCCGCCTGCGCAGCATCGAGCTGATCGTCGAGGACAGCGCCGCCGCCGCCGACTTCCTCACCGGCACTTGGGGCATGGCCGAGGCGGAGGTGCGCGGCGGCACCCATTACCTCCGCGGGTCGGGCCGGCATCCCTATCTGGTCGCGCTGGAGCAGGGCGATGCGCCGGCGGTGCGCTCGGTCACCTTCACCTGCTCGGCGGAGGAACTGGACGGCATCCGCGCCCGCGCCGGCAGCGCCGCCATTCCGGTTCGCGCCGACGATCCGGGGGGCGGCGAGGGCGTACTGGTCGCCATGCCCGAGGGCGAGTGCTTCCGCTTCCTTGCGAACTGCGAAGAGGCCGCGCCGCTCGAGGGCCGCGACCTGCCGGTCCAGCTCACCCATGTCGTCGTGAACAGCTGCGACGCGGAGGCGACCGCCGACGCCGCCGAGCGGCTGCTCGGCTTCCGCGTGTCGGACCGGACCAAGGGAATGGTGTTCGTCCGCTGCAACGACAGCCATCACAGCACGGCCTTCGCCCGCGCCGGCTTTACCAGCCTCAACCACATCGCCTTCGAGATGCAGGACATCGACGCGGTGATGCGCGGCATCGGGCGGCTGCGCGACCAGGGCATGGCGCCCGCCTGGGGACCCGGCCGCCACGGTCCCGGCGCCAACGTCTTCGCCTATTTCGTCGCGCCGTTCGGGCCGGTGGTCGAGTTCTCCACCGCGGTCGAGAAGGTGGCGGACGACTACAAGGTCGGCGCGCCCGAGGACTGGACCTGGCCCGAGAACCGGATCGACCAGTGGGGCCTGTCCAACAAGGACAATGAAGCGCTCCGCGCCGCCGAGGAGCGGTTCCGCTTCGCCGCTCCCGCCCAGCAGCCTGCCTGA
- a CDS encoding family 1 glycosylhydrolase, which produces MIDRRTFIAATAATAAAPGVAAPLRSGGAFPEGFLWGAATAAHQVEGNNVNSDCWALEHVTPTVFAEPSGDAANSFQLWPTDLDLVRNMGLNSYRFSLEWARIEPEPGAFSTAMLDHYKAMIEGCRARGLTPMVTFNHFTTPRWFAARGGWTAADSPQLFARYCERAARHLAGSIGYATTLNEPNLAGLLQEVLPPTIGPRLVAVDKAMSEAAARKFDVPLFYAGNGLYAPDPAVVRRNLLAGHAAGRAAIKAVRGDLPVGVSLAMLDEQAAPGGERLRDAARERLYAPWLRAARGDEFVGVQNYERNVWGPAGKLPAPAGAVRNYAGNEVYAGSLAGTVRYAHSVAGVPVIVTEHGVGTDDDRVRAALIPAALAELRKAMAGGVPVKGYVHWSLVDNFEWVFGYKPKFGLHSLDRTTFKRTPKPSVSVYSAIARRNAV; this is translated from the coding sequence GTGATCGATCGCCGCACCTTCATCGCCGCCACAGCCGCTACCGCGGCCGCGCCGGGCGTCGCCGCGCCGCTGCGGTCGGGCGGAGCCTTTCCCGAGGGCTTCCTGTGGGGCGCGGCGACGGCGGCGCACCAGGTCGAGGGCAACAACGTCAACTCGGACTGCTGGGCGCTTGAGCATGTCACCCCGACGGTGTTCGCCGAGCCGTCAGGCGATGCCGCAAACAGCTTCCAGCTGTGGCCGACCGACCTCGACCTGGTCCGCAACATGGGGCTTAACAGCTATCGATTCAGCCTCGAATGGGCGCGGATCGAGCCGGAGCCGGGCGCCTTCTCGACCGCCATGCTCGACCATTACAAGGCGATGATCGAGGGCTGCCGAGCGCGCGGGCTGACGCCAATGGTGACCTTCAATCATTTCACGACACCGCGCTGGTTCGCGGCACGCGGCGGCTGGACGGCGGCGGACTCGCCGCAGCTGTTTGCGCGCTACTGCGAACGCGCGGCGCGGCATCTCGCCGGTTCGATCGGCTATGCGACGACCTTGAACGAGCCCAATCTCGCCGGGCTGCTCCAGGAGGTGCTCCCGCCGACGATCGGCCCCCGGCTGGTCGCCGTGGACAAGGCGATGAGCGAGGCGGCGGCGCGCAAGTTCGACGTTCCCTTGTTCTACGCCGGCAATGGACTCTACGCGCCCGACCCGGCGGTCGTCCGACGCAACCTGCTCGCGGGCCACGCCGCCGGGCGCGCCGCGATCAAGGCGGTGCGCGGCGACCTGCCGGTCGGCGTCAGCCTGGCGATGCTCGACGAGCAGGCGGCGCCCGGCGGCGAGCGGCTGCGCGACGCCGCCCGCGAGCGGCTCTATGCGCCGTGGCTTCGGGCGGCCCGCGGCGACGAGTTCGTCGGCGTGCAGAACTACGAGCGCAATGTCTGGGGCCCGGCCGGCAAGCTGCCCGCCCCGGCTGGTGCGGTGCGCAACTATGCCGGCAATGAAGTCTATGCGGGCTCGCTGGCGGGCACGGTTCGCTATGCCCATTCGGTCGCGGGCGTGCCGGTCATCGTGACCGAGCATGGCGTCGGCACCGACGACGACCGGGTCCGCGCGGCGCTGATCCCGGCGGCGCTCGCCGAGCTGCGCAAGGCGATGGCCGGCGGGGTACCGGTCAAGGGCTATGTCCACTGGTCACTGGTCGACAATTTCGAGTGGGTGTTCGGCTACAAGCCGAAGTTCGGGCTGCACAGCCTCGACCGAACCACTTTCAAGCGCACGCCCAAGCCGAGCGTTTCCGTCTATTCCGCCATCGCCCGGCGCAACGCCGTCTAG
- a CDS encoding fumarylacetoacetate hydrolase family protein, which produces MRFVSFRRPSGEPSFGRLDGDTVVELRSEGGPPDLKAALAAGALERLPDGARLPLAEVVLQPVVPNPGKILCVGLNYATHVKETGREQKDYPAIFTRWADTLVADGEPLVRPPETERFDYEGELAVVIGKGGRRIPAARALDHVAGYSVFQDGSVRDWQRHNIQFTPGKNFPRTGGFGPALVTPDEIGDLAATRIQTRVNGELVQDQPVSDMIWDVPAIIAYCSTFTELEPGDVIATGTPGGVGDKREPPLYLRDGDMVEVSAGAVGALRNRVIDEQ; this is translated from the coding sequence ATGCGCTTCGTCAGCTTCCGTCGTCCCTCCGGTGAGCCCAGCTTCGGCCGGCTCGACGGCGACACCGTCGTCGAGCTCCGCTCCGAGGGCGGGCCGCCCGACCTCAAGGCCGCGCTCGCCGCGGGCGCGCTGGAGCGGCTGCCGGACGGCGCCCGCCTCCCGCTCGCCGAGGTGGTGCTGCAGCCGGTGGTGCCCAACCCGGGCAAGATCCTGTGCGTGGGGCTGAACTACGCGACCCACGTCAAGGAGACCGGGCGCGAGCAGAAGGACTATCCGGCGATCTTCACCCGCTGGGCCGACACGCTGGTCGCCGACGGCGAGCCGCTGGTCCGCCCGCCCGAAACCGAGCGGTTCGACTATGAGGGCGAGTTGGCGGTGGTGATCGGCAAGGGCGGACGGCGCATTCCGGCGGCCCGCGCGCTCGACCATGTCGCGGGCTATTCCGTGTTCCAGGACGGCTCGGTCCGCGACTGGCAGCGGCACAACATCCAGTTCACGCCGGGCAAGAACTTCCCGCGCACCGGCGGCTTCGGTCCGGCGCTGGTCACCCCCGACGAGATCGGCGACCTCGCCGCGACCCGTATCCAGACCCGCGTCAACGGCGAGCTGGTCCAGGATCAGCCCGTGTCGGACATGATCTGGGACGTTCCGGCGATCATCGCCTATTGCTCGACCTTCACCGAGCTGGAGCCGGGCGACGTGATCGCCACCGGCACGCCGGGCGGGGTCGGCGATAAGCGCGAGCCACCATTGTACCTGCGCGACGGCGACATGGTCGAGGTCTCCGCCGGGGCGGTCGGCGCCCTGCGCAACCGCGTCATCGACGAACAATGA
- a CDS encoding alpha/beta hydrolase — MGMPPAARRAIAALGREIGPASLQGVQALYDEEQRRLSVAPVLADAPYGEHERQRLDLYAPAGASGAPLFVWVHGGGFLRGDKGDLERWPNAHAGRWAAANGMVGVVVNYRLAPEHRWPSGAEDLAAVVAWLEAHAAAHGGDPALIVLAGTSAGAAHVASYLQREAGREQIAGAVLLSGLYGVAPFSDVRDRSYYGEDDAAHGGMASLSALAQTRVPLFAACSEYDPPRFQAEYAGLIEARSRAGQPLPVGGVIAGHNHFSLAYHLGTADRRLSDALLDFVAGLPKSLDSTQ, encoded by the coding sequence ATGGGCATGCCGCCGGCAGCGAGGCGGGCGATCGCCGCCCTAGGACGGGAGATCGGCCCGGCCTCGCTGCAGGGCGTGCAGGCGCTCTATGACGAGGAGCAGCGCCGCCTGTCCGTAGCGCCAGTCCTGGCCGACGCGCCCTATGGCGAGCACGAGCGGCAGCGGCTCGACCTCTATGCGCCGGCCGGGGCGAGCGGGGCGCCGCTGTTCGTCTGGGTTCACGGCGGCGGATTCCTGCGCGGGGACAAGGGCGATCTCGAGCGCTGGCCCAACGCGCACGCCGGGCGCTGGGCGGCTGCGAACGGGATGGTCGGGGTGGTGGTCAACTATCGCCTCGCACCCGAGCATCGCTGGCCTTCGGGCGCCGAGGACCTCGCGGCCGTGGTCGCCTGGCTGGAGGCGCACGCGGCGGCGCACGGCGGCGACCCGGCCCTGATCGTGCTGGCGGGCACGTCGGCGGGCGCCGCGCATGTCGCGTCCTACCTCCAGCGGGAGGCGGGCCGCGAACAAATCGCGGGCGCGGTGCTGCTGTCCGGGCTCTACGGGGTCGCGCCGTTCAGCGACGTTCGCGACCGCAGCTATTATGGCGAGGACGACGCGGCGCACGGCGGTATGGCGTCGTTGTCGGCGCTGGCGCAGACCCGGGTCCCGCTGTTCGCCGCCTGCTCGGAATATGATCCGCCGCGTTTTCAGGCCGAATATGCCGGGCTGATCGAGGCGCGGAGCCGGGCGGGACAGCCGCTGCCGGTGGGCGGGGTGATCGCCGGCCACAATCATTTCTCGCTCGCCTATCATCTCGGGACCGCCGACCGGCGGCTCAGCGACGCGCTGCTCGACTTCGTCGCCGGACTTCCAAAATCGCTGGACAGCACCCAATAA
- a CDS encoding alpha/beta hydrolase has protein sequence MSRLVPMLLLAALAMAPAAAQPAATPSDLARIFTFTRIPAVAEPRAIPLIATPSGSAGTEQWDRMGNGQRVVRNVTAPTLTPFLPAPGKATGTAVIVAPGGGFTMLSMDNEGWPVAQWLADHGVAAFVLKYRLLPTPADEAGFSRQVASVMAAAAASKAGPPDIQSPASTTDALAALRMVRARAGEWGVDPRRVGMIGFSAGAMTTMRATLSPDAAARPDFIGYVYGPMRGIQPPAGAPPMFAALANDDGLFGGRGFEVVERWRAAGRPVELHAYEAGDHGFGMGKPGTTTTLLMPEFLAWMEARGLLRR, from the coding sequence ATGTCGCGCCTTGTCCCCATGCTCCTGCTCGCCGCGCTCGCGATGGCTCCCGCTGCCGCGCAGCCCGCGGCGACGCCGTCCGACCTCGCGAGGATCTTCACCTTCACCCGCATTCCCGCAGTCGCCGAGCCGCGCGCGATCCCGCTCATCGCGACGCCCAGCGGGAGCGCCGGGACCGAGCAGTGGGACCGGATGGGCAACGGCCAGCGCGTGGTCCGCAACGTCACCGCGCCGACGCTGACCCCGTTCCTGCCGGCGCCCGGCAAGGCGACCGGAACCGCGGTGATCGTCGCGCCGGGCGGCGGCTTCACCATGTTGTCGATGGACAATGAAGGCTGGCCCGTCGCGCAGTGGCTCGCCGACCATGGCGTCGCCGCTTTCGTGCTCAAGTACCGGCTGCTGCCGACGCCGGCGGACGAGGCCGGGTTCAGCCGGCAGGTCGCAAGCGTGATGGCGGCGGCCGCCGCCAGCAAGGCCGGGCCGCCGGACATCCAGTCGCCCGCGTCGACCACCGACGCGCTCGCCGCGCTGCGGATGGTCCGCGCCCGCGCCGGCGAGTGGGGCGTCGATCCGCGCCGGGTCGGGATGATCGGCTTTTCCGCCGGGGCGATGACGACGATGCGCGCCACGCTCTCGCCCGACGCGGCCGCGCGGCCCGACTTCATCGGCTATGTCTACGGCCCGATGCGCGGCATCCAGCCGCCGGCCGGAGCGCCGCCGATGTTCGCCGCGCTGGCCAACGACGACGGGCTGTTCGGCGGCAGAGGCTTCGAGGTGGTGGAGCGCTGGCGTGCCGCCGGCCGCCCGGTCGAGCTGCACGCCTACGAGGCGGGCGATCATGGCTTTGGCATGGGCAAGCCGGGCACCACCACCACGCTGCTGATGCCCGAGTTCCTCGCCTGGATGGAGGCGCGCGGGCTGCTCCGCCGCTAG
- a CDS encoding GlcG/HbpS family heme-binding protein: MPTLDEARAIIAGALAEARRRGAKPLAVIVLDAGGHPVAFEREDGASLFRHDIARAKAFGALGMGSDTRAIAERAAGNPAFFTSVVVASGGNLALSAGGVIVRDLAGAIVGAVGISGDTSDVDEACAIAGIDAAGLNHGANS, from the coding sequence ATGCCGACGCTTGACGAAGCCCGGGCGATCATTGCCGGAGCCCTGGCGGAGGCGCGCCGCCGCGGGGCGAAGCCGCTGGCGGTGATCGTGCTCGACGCGGGCGGCCACCCCGTCGCGTTCGAGCGCGAGGACGGCGCCAGCCTGTTCCGCCACGACATCGCCCGCGCCAAGGCGTTCGGCGCACTGGGCATGGGCAGCGACACCCGCGCGATCGCCGAGCGGGCCGCGGGCAATCCTGCCTTCTTCACCAGCGTGGTCGTCGCCAGCGGCGGCAATCTCGCGCTGTCGGCGGGCGGAGTGATCGTCCGCGACTTGGCGGGCGCGATCGTCGGCGCGGTCGGCATCAGCGGCGACACGTCGGACGTCGACGAAGCCTGCGCCATCGCCGGGATCGACGCCGCCGGCCTCAACCACGGAGCAAACTCATGA
- a CDS encoding TonB-dependent receptor, which produces MKVQLTKAALAGASTIAIAAPSFAQVAPAPTTTTNQGNTPAEGSTDRATSPDQQGPADIVVTAQRRKELVTSVPISITVANQAQLERQQVNTLNDLNRIAPSLEIQQAPGQNTGGGGSIRGIGTQTFNAGAVASVGVVVDQVSQGNANIGDLFDIARVEVLKGPQGTLFGLTTSAGVINITTNAPDFTRVSGRVRTELSHDGWAGSKFGQQIVQGVINLPLASNAAIRVSGLGNFRQGVNRNALTGKLNDVDHYGGRARLLWEPTRDLTVNLIGDYTKSRFTGAGDFFTFVTAGGPGILPLPTPFPIPDTGVANQLASCGVTPRVGNQDYCTTDPLRGRSYNYGSSLQVDYAAGPFTISSITAYRGNKDRGAGAAGNVFRADPLEIRVLNADVHRNLNLFTQEVRLTSPSNQPFEYTIGGFYSHQRQTRDAEPLTVLIQPVPGVLIPVVQNPNPAQSVLDRSTAIFGQGTYHVSRAFRLLAGGRYTDETLRLEGATGLKTHEVSYKFGAQYDVAPRTMAYATVSRGYKGGQIAIPANGAPYVLRPEIPMSYEAGLKSTILGGWIADLSVFYEKIRDFQAQQCTVDANAILSCNQTNISGVKSRGAEINFFGNVNRNLSLNTGFIYAKATYPSGFIGTDGADIGGTQLAYAPRYKFTLSGEYTTQVSDGLKGFLAADTVWKSRIRYEANARTQTTYHPHWMVGGRVGLRSEDDRYQVALFVRNLFNEHEPSLYQSDFPYGGIANIGAIYGPQSFRQVGLSLDAKF; this is translated from the coding sequence ATGAAGGTTCAGCTCACCAAGGCCGCCCTTGCAGGGGCCAGCACCATCGCGATCGCGGCACCGTCGTTCGCCCAGGTCGCGCCCGCGCCGACCACCACCACCAACCAGGGCAACACCCCGGCGGAGGGCTCGACCGATCGCGCCACCTCGCCAGACCAGCAGGGGCCGGCCGACATCGTCGTCACCGCCCAGCGCCGCAAGGAGCTGGTGACCAGCGTTCCCATCTCGATCACCGTCGCCAACCAGGCGCAGCTCGAGCGGCAGCAGGTTAACACGCTGAACGACCTGAACCGGATCGCGCCGTCGCTCGAGATCCAGCAGGCGCCGGGACAGAACACCGGCGGCGGCGGCTCGATCCGCGGCATCGGGACCCAGACCTTCAACGCCGGCGCGGTCGCCTCGGTCGGCGTCGTCGTCGACCAGGTCAGCCAGGGCAACGCCAACATCGGAGACCTGTTCGATATCGCCCGTGTTGAGGTGCTCAAGGGACCGCAGGGCACGCTGTTCGGGCTGACCACCTCGGCCGGCGTCATCAACATCACCACCAACGCGCCCGACTTCACCCGAGTCAGCGGCCGAGTGCGAACTGAGCTGTCGCACGACGGCTGGGCGGGTTCCAAGTTCGGTCAGCAGATCGTTCAGGGCGTGATCAACCTGCCGCTCGCGTCCAACGCAGCCATCCGCGTCTCAGGGCTCGGCAACTTCCGCCAGGGCGTCAATCGCAATGCGCTGACCGGCAAGCTCAACGATGTCGATCACTATGGTGGCCGCGCCCGGCTGCTGTGGGAGCCCACGCGCGACCTCACCGTCAACCTCATCGGCGACTATACGAAGAGCCGCTTCACGGGTGCGGGCGACTTTTTCACCTTCGTCACAGCCGGCGGACCCGGCATCCTTCCGCTGCCGACGCCGTTCCCGATCCCCGATACCGGTGTCGCCAACCAGCTCGCCAGCTGCGGCGTGACGCCGCGGGTCGGCAACCAGGACTATTGCACGACCGACCCATTGCGCGGCCGAAGCTATAATTATGGGAGTTCGCTCCAGGTCGACTATGCGGCAGGACCGTTCACCATCTCGTCCATCACCGCCTATCGCGGCAACAAGGACCGGGGCGCCGGCGCTGCGGGCAACGTCTTCCGCGCGGACCCGCTCGAAATCCGGGTGCTCAACGCCGACGTCCACCGCAACCTCAACCTGTTCACCCAGGAAGTGCGGCTGACCTCGCCGTCCAACCAGCCGTTCGAATATACGATCGGTGGCTTCTACTCGCACCAGCGCCAGACCCGCGACGCCGAGCCGCTGACCGTGCTGATCCAGCCGGTTCCCGGCGTGCTGATCCCGGTGGTGCAGAACCCGAACCCGGCGCAGTCGGTGCTCGACCGCTCGACCGCTATCTTCGGGCAGGGCACCTATCACGTCAGCCGTGCCTTCCGGCTCCTCGCGGGCGGCCGCTACACCGACGAGACGCTGCGTCTCGAAGGCGCCACCGGGCTCAAGACCCACGAGGTCAGCTACAAGTTCGGCGCGCAGTACGACGTCGCGCCGCGCACCATGGCCTATGCGACCGTATCGCGCGGTTACAAGGGCGGCCAGATCGCGATCCCGGCCAACGGGGCACCTTATGTGCTGCGCCCCGAGATCCCGATGAGCTATGAGGCGGGGCTCAAGAGCACGATCCTCGGCGGGTGGATCGCGGACCTCAGCGTTTTCTACGAGAAGATCCGGGACTTTCAGGCGCAGCAGTGCACCGTCGACGCCAATGCGATCCTGTCCTGCAACCAGACCAACATCTCGGGTGTGAAGTCGCGTGGCGCCGAGATCAACTTCTTCGGCAACGTCAACCGCAACCTGTCGCTGAACACCGGTTTCATCTACGCCAAGGCGACCTACCCGTCGGGCTTCATCGGCACGGATGGCGCGGATATCGGCGGCACCCAGCTGGCCTACGCGCCCCGTTACAAGTTCACCCTCTCGGGCGAATATACGACGCAGGTCTCGGACGGGTTGAAGGGCTTCCTCGCCGCCGACACAGTGTGGAAGTCACGCATCCGTTACGAGGCGAACGCGCGCACCCAGACGACCTATCATCCGCACTGGATGGTCGGCGGCCGGGTCGGCCTGCGCAGCGAGGACGACCGCTACCAGGTCGCTCTGTTCGTCCGGAACCTGTTCAACGAGCATGAGCCGTCGCTCTACCAGAGCGACTTTCCCTATGGTGGGATCGCGAACATCGGCGCGATCTACGGGCCGCAGTCGTTCCGGCAGGTCGGTCTCAGCCTCGACGCGAAGTTCTGA
- a CDS encoding DUF2218 domain-containing protein — MTLVVKARVETTQGRKYVAQLLKHWSHNLAVTETPEGGTVTFPRDSRGADWPADGLVIFRADEQAIDVRIEASSSGQREGLEGAVARHIDRFAFREAPLRYDWRESE, encoded by the coding sequence ATGACCCTCGTTGTCAAGGCCCGCGTCGAGACCACGCAGGGCCGCAAATATGTCGCGCAGCTGCTCAAGCATTGGTCGCACAATCTTGCGGTCACCGAGACCCCCGAGGGCGGGACGGTCACCTTCCCGCGCGACAGTCGCGGCGCCGACTGGCCAGCCGACGGGCTGGTCATCTTTCGCGCCGACGAGCAGGCGATCGACGTCCGCATCGAGGCCAGCTCGTCCGGCCAGCGCGAGGGCCTCGAGGGCGCTGTCGCCCGCCATATTGACCGCTTCGCCTTCCGCGAGGCGCCGCTCCGCTACGACTGGCGGGAAAGCGAATGA
- a CDS encoding cyclase family protein, producing the protein MIRRLVDLSITLDNEVITDPPFMRPKISYQTHAETVAELQHFFPGVTAEHTPDGAGFAAAEWVTLTTHNGTHLDAPWHYHPTMSGGERAITIDEVPLDWCLQPGVKLDFRHFPDGYVVTAADVEAELGRIGHELRPLEIVLVNTAAGGALGDPGFVSKGCGMGYEATMYLTSRGVRVTGTDAWSWDAPFVYTAERVKQTGDHSLIWEGHKAGRDIGYCHLEKLHNLEALPADGFTVSCFPHKIKGASAGWTRAVAIIEE; encoded by the coding sequence ATGATCCGCCGGCTCGTCGACCTGTCGATCACGCTCGACAATGAGGTGATCACGGACCCGCCTTTCATGCGACCCAAGATCAGCTACCAGACCCATGCCGAAACGGTCGCCGAGCTGCAGCATTTCTTCCCGGGCGTGACCGCCGAGCACACGCCCGACGGCGCCGGTTTCGCCGCTGCGGAATGGGTGACGCTCACGACCCATAACGGCACCCACCTCGACGCCCCCTGGCACTATCACCCGACGATGAGCGGCGGCGAGCGCGCGATCACCATCGACGAGGTGCCGCTCGACTGGTGCCTCCAGCCCGGCGTCAAGCTCGACTTCCGCCACTTTCCCGACGGCTATGTCGTCACCGCCGCCGACGTCGAGGCCGAGCTGGGCCGGATCGGGCATGAGCTGAGGCCGCTCGAGATCGTGCTGGTCAACACCGCCGCCGGCGGCGCGCTCGGCGATCCCGGCTTCGTCAGCAAGGGCTGCGGGATGGGCTATGAGGCGACCATGTATCTGACCAGCCGCGGAGTGCGGGTGACCGGCACTGACGCATGGAGCTGGGACGCGCCGTTCGTCTACACCGCCGAGCGGGTGAAGCAGACCGGCGACCATTCGCTGATCTGGGAGGGCCACAAGGCCGGGCGCGACATCGGCTACTGCCACCTCGAAAAGCTGCACAATCTCGAGGCGCTGCCCGCCGACGGGTTCACGGTCAGCTGCTTCCCGCACAAGATCAAGGGCGCTTCGGCCGGCTGGACCCGCGCCGTCGCGATCATCGAGGAGTAG